From a single Intestinibaculum porci genomic region:
- a CDS encoding NAD(P)/FAD-dependent oxidoreductase produces MKENYDVIVVGAGPAGIMAGYELTLKYPSLSVLMIDKGHNVTRRHCPIKDKKIKRCPEIKEDEPGCLPACSITCGFGGAGAYSDGKFNITSEFGGWLTDYLPDDEVVDVIKYVDQLYLKHGATKEITNPNTDKIRDIERRGYAVGLKLLRAKVRHLGTEENLRIMSEMSDELAKHIDMAFETAVKDVIVEDNAIKGVILEKGQTIYASRVLLAPGRDGATWLDEVLSRHGLKLYNNQVDIGVRVETNNVVMDEINKNLYEGKFIYNTSVGTRVRTFCSNPSGHVVVENHEGTMMANGHSYHDPKLGSDNTNFALLVSHVFSEPFNQPNEFAHSIARLANKLSNGSVIVQRYGDIKKGRRSTYKRIKEGYTIPTLPEAVPGDLGLVLPYNTMKSIIEMIEALDHVTPGIANDHTLLYGVEAKFYSARPKVRDGFETMIDHLYVAGDGAGLTRGLAQAGANGILVARAIGASLTNESH; encoded by the coding sequence ATGAAAGAAAACTATGATGTGATTGTCGTTGGAGCTGGTCCTGCCGGGATCATGGCCGGTTATGAACTGACATTAAAATACCCTTCCCTAAGCGTGTTAATGATTGATAAAGGACATAATGTCACCAGACGCCACTGTCCGATCAAAGATAAAAAGATCAAACGCTGTCCGGAGATCAAAGAAGATGAACCAGGCTGTCTGCCAGCTTGTTCGATTACCTGCGGTTTCGGTGGCGCTGGAGCTTATTCTGATGGTAAATTCAATATCACCAGCGAATTTGGCGGCTGGTTAACGGATTATCTGCCTGATGATGAAGTCGTTGACGTCATTAAATATGTCGATCAGCTGTATTTGAAACATGGTGCCACCAAAGAGATCACCAATCCAAATACAGATAAAATTCGTGACATTGAAAGACGCGGCTATGCCGTGGGCTTAAAGTTATTACGTGCGAAAGTCCGTCATTTAGGGACCGAAGAAAACTTACGTATTATGTCCGAAATGTCTGATGAATTAGCGAAACATATCGATATGGCTTTTGAAACAGCAGTAAAAGATGTGATTGTGGAAGACAATGCCATTAAAGGCGTGATTTTAGAAAAAGGTCAGACGATTTACGCTTCAAGAGTTTTATTAGCCCCGGGGCGTGATGGCGCAACCTGGTTAGATGAAGTCTTATCACGCCATGGCTTAAAGCTTTACAATAACCAGGTGGATATTGGCGTCCGCGTAGAAACGAATAATGTTGTCATGGATGAAATCAATAAAAACCTGTATGAAGGCAAGTTTATTTATAATACTTCCGTTGGCACCCGCGTACGTACCTTCTGTTCAAATCCGAGCGGTCACGTCGTTGTCGAGAATCATGAAGGGACAATGATGGCAAACGGTCATTCCTATCATGATCCTAAGTTAGGTTCTGATAATACGAACTTTGCCTTATTAGTCTCTCACGTCTTTAGTGAACCTTTCAATCAGCCTAATGAATTTGCCCATTCGATTGCCCGTTTGGCTAATAAGTTATCTAATGGTTCCGTTATTGTCCAAAGATATGGCGATATTAAAAAAGGTCGTCGTTCGACTTACAAACGTATTAAAGAAGGCTATACGATTCCAACATTACCGGAAGCTGTCCCTGGGGATTTAGGTTTAGTTTTACCTTATAATACAATGAAATCAATTATTGAAATGATTGAAGCCCTCGATCATGTTACGCCGGGGATTGCGAACGATCATACCCTTTTATATGGCGTGGAAGCGAAGTTCTACTCCGCTCGTCCAAAGGTCCGTGACGGCTTTGAGACAATGATTGATCATCTTTATGTAGCAGGTGATGGTGCTGGTTTAACCCGTGGCTTGGCCCAGGCTGGGGCGAACGGCATCTTAGTTGCGCGAGCGATCGGAGCTTCTTTAACGAATGAGTCTCATTAA
- a CDS encoding AEC family transporter gives MNMQVVLNQMIELFLLLGVGYFLYKIHIIDNVFNGKLNQFVLCVAIPCMILNSALTITKYQPIHRVLAILLIALFIFLTLPIAGFLIAKICRVPKQDLGLYIFMTTFSNIGFIGFPVMMSIFGNESVFYTTIFNLVYNTLVYTLGYVLINIGTGQKADIHLKDIFSPATISCIVAFIIYLAHFHLPEVITKTIGTLGSMTSPLAMIIIGVTLANVSLKDVFSEVKIYPYTLLKQIVLPVLAYHLLHLFVHDALTLGVSVICIAMPVGTMAVLLTNRNGGNSELAAKNVFITTLVSIASIPVLVGLFLA, from the coding sequence ATGAATATGCAGGTTGTTCTCAATCAGATGATTGAGCTCTTTCTACTTTTAGGTGTGGGTTATTTTTTATACAAGATTCACATTATTGATAATGTCTTCAATGGCAAGCTGAACCAGTTTGTTTTATGCGTGGCGATTCCGTGCATGATTCTTAATAGTGCTTTGACCATTACGAAATATCAGCCGATCCATCGTGTTTTGGCCATTTTACTCATTGCTTTATTCATATTTTTGACTTTGCCGATTGCGGGTTTTCTCATTGCGAAGATCTGCCGGGTTCCAAAGCAGGATTTAGGATTATATATCTTTATGACCACATTCTCTAATATTGGCTTTATCGGTTTTCCCGTCATGATGTCCATCTTTGGCAATGAATCAGTCTTTTATACCACCATCTTTAACCTGGTGTACAATACCCTTGTCTATACTTTAGGTTATGTTCTCATAAACATTGGAACAGGGCAAAAAGCAGACATTCATCTCAAAGATATCTTTTCCCCCGCGACGATTTCCTGTATTGTGGCTTTTATCATTTATTTAGCCCATTTTCATTTGCCCGAAGTCATTACTAAAACCATTGGCACTCTTGGCAGTATGACCTCGCCATTAGCGATGATTATTATCGGGGTCACCTTAGCCAATGTCAGTCTAAAAGACGTCTTTAGTGAAGTGAAAATCTATCCTTATACCCTTCTTAAACAAATTGTTTTACCAGTTTTAGCCTATCATCTTTTACATCTTTTTGTTCATGATGCCTTAACCTTAGGCGTCAGTGTCATCTGTATTGCCATGCCCGTGGGCACCATGGCAGTCTTGTTAACGAACCGAAATGGCGGAAATAGTGAATTAGCCGCCAAAAATGTTTTTATTACGACATTGGTCTCCATTGCATCAATTCCGGTCCTCGTGGGGTTATTTCTTGCCTAA
- a CDS encoding GntR family transcriptional regulator: protein MKFNTAAPIYQQVVADLKKKIVNGTIHPGDKLPSGRDLAVEYKINPNTSSRVYAQLEDEGITYTKRGIGTFVSDDENIVNHLKIEMATALLTYFKTNMHELGYSDEDIIDLIRREKSC from the coding sequence ATGAAGTTTAATACCGCTGCCCCCATCTATCAGCAGGTAGTGGCAGATTTAAAAAAGAAAATCGTCAATGGGACCATTCATCCTGGTGATAAACTGCCTTCCGGCCGTGATTTAGCTGTGGAATACAAAATTAATCCCAATACCTCTTCGCGCGTTTATGCGCAGTTAGAAGATGAAGGGATTACTTATACCAAACGTGGTATTGGCACATTTGTCAGTGATGATGAAAACATTGTCAATCACTTAAAAATTGAAATGGCGACGGCCTTATTAACGTATTTTAAAACCAATATGCATGAACTCGGATATTCTGATGAGGATATCATTGATTTGATCAGGAGGGAAAAATCATGTTAG
- a CDS encoding ABC transporter ATP-binding protein yields MLETKNVSKSFLTKKALEDVSFTLEPGVIYALLGPNGSGKSTWMKMAAALSHPSSGEILLDGEPVNIKSREKIVFLPTDNFYYSTMTIRDVGKYYADFFDDFDQDRFASLLSKMELEDNLKIKTLSSGMLAKVKIAAAMSRIAPYYLLDEPLNGIDLIARDEVMETIIRSLSDEATIIISSHLVEELEPYVNKALFFKQGHLIEACDVEELRSTKGISLADHYRELMKGEA; encoded by the coding sequence ATGTTAGAAACAAAAAATGTCTCAAAAAGCTTTCTCACCAAAAAAGCTTTAGAAGATGTCAGCTTTACCTTAGAACCAGGCGTGATCTATGCCTTATTAGGGCCAAATGGTTCCGGGAAATCTACCTGGATGAAAATGGCCGCAGCACTCTCTCATCCTAGCAGCGGAGAAATTCTCTTAGATGGTGAACCAGTCAATATTAAAAGTCGTGAAAAGATTGTTTTTCTGCCAACCGACAACTTTTATTACAGTACGATGACGATTCGTGATGTCGGAAAGTATTACGCAGACTTCTTTGACGATTTCGATCAAGATCGTTTTGCCTCATTGCTGTCTAAAATGGAATTAGAAGACAACTTAAAGATTAAAACACTCTCTTCCGGAATGCTCGCCAAAGTCAAGATTGCGGCAGCGATGTCACGCATAGCCCCTTATTACTTACTTGATGAACCGCTAAACGGTATTGACTTAATTGCCCGTGATGAAGTGATGGAAACGATCATTCGCTCGTTAAGTGACGAAGCCACAATTATTATTTCCAGCCATTTAGTCGAAGAATTAGAACCTTATGTTAATAAAGCATTATTCTTTAAACAAGGCCACTTAATCGAAGCATGTGATGTGGAAGAATTACGTTCAACTAAAGGCATTTCTTTAGCGGATCACTACCGTGAATTAATGAAGGGGGAAGCCTAA
- a CDS encoding putative ABC transporter permease, translated as MILFYNSYTYFKKNLERDCFLFCVASISGWIGEVIFRSLYSGMLVIPGFLNGPWCPIYGFGVIGAMHLCKSHSIPLTFLKLFTGATLLEWLTSWAFQLYTGRLLWDYTMMPLSIGPRINLIFSIVWGLLGIFLLYVIIPKVAKAFQRFPFLLLLSQVMIVFCMIDFVIKALQYLA; from the coding sequence ATGATACTCTTTTATAACAGCTATACCTATTTTAAGAAAAACCTGGAAAGAGACTGCTTTCTCTTTTGTGTCGCTTCGATCAGCGGCTGGATTGGGGAAGTGATCTTTCGCTCCCTCTATAGCGGCATGTTAGTCATTCCCGGTTTTCTTAATGGTCCCTGGTGTCCGATTTATGGCTTTGGGGTGATAGGCGCCATGCATTTATGTAAGAGTCACTCCATTCCCCTTACTTTTCTCAAGTTATTTACTGGTGCGACGCTCTTAGAGTGGCTGACTTCCTGGGCTTTTCAGTTATATACTGGACGCTTATTATGGGATTATACGATGATGCCCCTTTCCATTGGTCCCCGTATCAATCTGATCTTTTCAATCGTATGGGGCTTACTGGGCATCTTCCTGCTTTATGTGATTATACCTAAGGTGGCCAAAGCCTTTCAGCGTTTTCCATTCTTACTTTTATTATCGCAAGTCATGATTGTTTTTTGTATGATTGACTTTGTCATTAAAGCTTTACAGTACTTAGCTTAA
- a CDS encoding glycoside hydrolase family 1 protein, whose product MMKMFPEGFLWGGAIAANQCEGAWKEGGKGPSVADVAKFADPQSQKDLLDIHKLTDIDDEAIAKALATDDETYYPKRHGIDFYHHYKEDIRLLAGMGFKVFRLSIAWSRIFPHGDEETPNEEGLQFYDDVFDECLKYGMQPLVTMSHYEPPLYLVTKYNGWYNRKLIDFFTHYVDVITKRYQDKVKYWLTFNEIDSIIRHPFMTGGLIESRFDPEQFEEVEYQAMHHQFVASALAVKITHQNIPDAKVGCMLTKVTFYPYTCKPEDVLEEREKMREIYCYSDTQVFGEYPQYLLTKYHNKGYHIVMSEEDLKIMKENPVDFISFSYYSSNCVAKDTSGLDVTTGNTTMAIKNPYLPSSQWGWQIDPIGLRISLIDLYDRYHKPLFVVENGLGAIDTIDENGEIQDDYRIDYLSEHIKQMGYAIHDDGVELMGYTTWAPIDLVSNSSNQMSKRYGFIYVDVDDYGHGSYKRMKKKSYDWYKQVIEHNGDNLFED is encoded by the coding sequence ATGATGAAGATGTTTCCAGAAGGATTTTTATGGGGCGGAGCGATTGCGGCTAACCAGTGTGAAGGCGCCTGGAAAGAAGGCGGAAAAGGGCCTTCAGTGGCCGATGTCGCCAAGTTTGCAGATCCGCAATCACAGAAAGATTTACTAGACATTCATAAGTTAACCGATATTGATGATGAAGCGATTGCTAAGGCATTAGCGACCGATGATGAAACATATTATCCAAAACGTCATGGGATTGATTTCTATCATCACTATAAAGAAGATATCCGCTTATTAGCGGGAATGGGCTTTAAGGTTTTCCGATTATCCATTGCCTGGTCAAGAATCTTTCCCCATGGGGATGAAGAAACGCCTAATGAAGAAGGATTACAGTTTTATGATGATGTCTTTGATGAATGTCTGAAATATGGCATGCAGCCCTTGGTGACGATGTCGCATTATGAGCCGCCGCTATATCTGGTCACAAAGTATAATGGCTGGTATAATCGTAAACTTATTGATTTCTTTACCCATTATGTCGATGTCATTACCAAACGTTATCAAGATAAAGTGAAATACTGGCTCACTTTTAATGAAATTGATTCGATTATCCGTCATCCTTTTATGACAGGTGGCCTGATTGAATCACGTTTTGATCCCGAGCAGTTTGAAGAAGTCGAATATCAGGCAATGCATCATCAGTTTGTGGCGAGCGCATTAGCAGTGAAGATCACCCATCAGAATATTCCTGATGCGAAAGTGGGCTGTATGCTTACTAAAGTTACTTTTTATCCTTATACCTGCAAACCTGAAGATGTCCTGGAAGAGAGAGAAAAGATGCGCGAGATTTATTGTTACAGCGATACGCAGGTCTTTGGTGAATATCCTCAATACTTATTAACGAAGTACCATAATAAAGGCTATCATATTGTCATGAGTGAAGAGGATTTAAAGATCATGAAAGAGAATCCCGTTGATTTTATTTCCTTCTCCTATTATTCCTCTAACTGCGTCGCTAAAGATACAAGCGGTTTAGATGTGACAACTGGCAATACCACGATGGCGATTAAGAATCCTTATTTACCAAGCTCTCAGTGGGGCTGGCAGATTGATCCGATTGGTTTAAGAATCTCCTTAATTGATTTATATGATCGTTATCATAAACCATTATTTGTCGTAGAAAATGGTTTAGGAGCCATTGATACCATTGATGAAAATGGCGAAATTCAGGATGATTACCGGATTGATTATCTAAGCGAACATATCAAACAAATGGGTTATGCCATTCATGATGATGGTGTGGAATTAATGGGGTATACCACTTGGGCACCAATTGATTTGGTTTCCAACTCTTCGAACCAGATGAGTAAACGTTATGGCTTTATTTATGTTGATGTTGATGATTATGGTCATGGCAGTTATAAACGCATGAAAAAGAAGTCGTATGACTGGTATAAACAAGTGATTGAACACAATGGCGACAATCTCTTTGAAGACTAA
- a CDS encoding ParB/RepB/Spo0J family partition protein, with amino-acid sequence MPKGKKKALSRGLDAIFNDSSNGPDLQSAIDAIEKKSDEFTQELVPVDQIRPNPYQPRKYFDQEKLEELSLSIKEHGIFQPLLLKKSIHGYDIVAGERRHKAAIMAGLKEVPAIIVDFTDDQMMEIALLENIQREDLNAIEEAKAYKAMMDRFHLTQEKLSERVGKSRAHIANTMRLLNLPEEIQNYILDGTLSMGHVKPLIGLDNEKALEIAQKAIKEKLSVRQVEDIVKALKAAPKKKKEPKKEKHDEYAYAESILRKKYGTNIKVDDKTITIKYKGDEDLNRILELMGVIEDV; translated from the coding sequence ATGCCTAAAGGAAAGAAGAAAGCTTTAAGCCGTGGCCTAGATGCGATCTTTAATGATAGTTCTAATGGACCTGATTTACAAAGTGCCATCGATGCCATTGAAAAGAAATCCGATGAATTTACTCAGGAGTTAGTACCGGTTGATCAGATCCGTCCTAATCCTTACCAGCCTCGTAAATATTTTGATCAGGAGAAGCTTGAAGAACTCTCTCTTTCAATTAAGGAACACGGGATCTTTCAGCCGCTATTATTAAAGAAGTCGATTCACGGCTATGATATCGTTGCTGGGGAACGTCGTCATAAAGCGGCCATTATGGCTGGTTTAAAAGAAGTGCCAGCGATTATCGTGGACTTCACCGATGATCAGATGATGGAGATTGCCTTACTGGAAAATATCCAGCGTGAAGATCTTAATGCCATTGAAGAAGCGAAAGCTTATAAAGCGATGATGGATCGTTTCCATTTAACCCAGGAGAAACTGAGCGAAAGAGTCGGTAAATCCCGTGCCCATATCGCCAATACGATGCGTTTACTCAATCTCCCAGAAGAAATACAGAACTATATTCTTGATGGAACATTATCCATGGGTCATGTTAAACCATTAATTGGTCTGGATAATGAGAAAGCCTTAGAAATCGCGCAGAAAGCGATTAAAGAGAAACTTTCTGTCCGTCAGGTAGAAGATATCGTCAAAGCCTTAAAAGCGGCGCCTAAGAAGAAAAAAGAACCAAAGAAAGAAAAACATGACGAATACGCTTATGCAGAATCTATTTTGCGTAAGAAATATGGTACCAACATCAAAGTTGATGACAAAACCATTACTATTAAGTATAAAGGTGATGAGGATCTCAACCGCATCTTAGAGTTAATGGGTGTCATTGAAGATGTCTAA
- a CDS encoding ParA family protein, whose protein sequence is MSKVIAITNQKGGVGKTTTSVNLSAALALEKNKVLLVDMDPQANATQGIGIDRNMIEHTTYEVLIDQVTIDKIIVHSNVENLDVAPASIDLAGVEVQLSNVRSGREQRLKKAMANIRDNYDYIIIDCPPSLSLLNTNALAASDSVLIPVQCEYYALEGLTQLLNTILLTQSVFNKDLTIEGVLLTMLDSRTNLGVEVSQEVRKYFKEKVYETVIPRNIKLSEAPSAGLSIFDYDPSSAGAKAYAKLAREVVNRNA, encoded by the coding sequence ATGTCCAAAGTGATTGCAATCACAAATCAGAAGGGTGGCGTTGGGAAAACAACCACCAGCGTTAATCTTTCAGCGGCTCTGGCACTCGAAAAAAATAAAGTGCTCCTCGTTGATATGGATCCTCAGGCTAATGCCACTCAGGGCATTGGCATCGATCGTAATATGATTGAACATACCACTTATGAGGTCCTTATTGATCAGGTCACTATTGATAAAATCATTGTCCACAGCAATGTCGAAAACCTCGATGTTGCGCCTGCCAGCATTGATTTAGCTGGGGTTGAAGTCCAGTTATCGAATGTTCGCAGCGGCCGTGAACAGCGTTTGAAGAAGGCGATGGCCAATATTCGTGATAATTATGATTATATTATCATTGACTGCCCTCCTTCATTAAGTTTATTAAATACCAATGCGCTCGCCGCATCAGATTCGGTGCTGATTCCTGTTCAGTGTGAATATTATGCCCTGGAAGGTCTCACTCAGTTACTGAATACGATTTTACTGACACAGTCAGTCTTTAATAAAGATTTAACGATTGAAGGTGTCTTATTAACGATGTTAGATTCACGTACAAATCTTGGCGTTGAAGTTTCACAGGAAGTCAGAAAGTATTTTAAGGAAAAAGTTTATGAAACCGTCATTCCAAGAAATATCAAATTATCTGAAGCCCCATCTGCAGGATTATCCATCTTTGATTATGACCCAAGCAGTGCAGGGGCAAAAGCCTATGCTAAACTTGCAAGAGAAGTGGTGAACCGTAATGCCTAA
- a CDS encoding phosphatidylserine decarboxylase: protein MAVFLRNGEEAVYNQSQDQQLKVLYGTKAGRALVKVLTLPAVSKLGGCALSSPVSKVAIKPFIKANNIDMSQYEGNDFASYNAFFTRHIKDGMRPFEKDPSILCAPCDSKVTYVKIEDDTRLIVKNTAYTLDELLLTPSLTDEYKGGTCLIFRLTVDDYHHYHFFDDGVAEKEHIIPGEFHTVNPIANDYFPIYKRNTRHFTMLHTKHFDDVIFMEVGALMVGKIVNHPIHTFHKGEEKGLFEFGGSTIICLFKKDIIKVDDDIIEHSNHHDEVKVRLGERVGMRL, encoded by the coding sequence TTGGCTGTATTTCTAAGAAACGGCGAAGAGGCTGTTTATAATCAGAGTCAGGACCAGCAGTTAAAAGTGCTTTACGGCACCAAAGCCGGAAGAGCACTAGTCAAAGTGCTGACTTTGCCAGCAGTGTCAAAATTAGGCGGCTGCGCGTTATCATCACCAGTTTCTAAAGTGGCAATCAAGCCTTTTATTAAGGCCAATAACATTGATATGTCACAGTATGAAGGAAACGATTTCGCCAGTTATAATGCCTTTTTTACCAGACATATTAAAGATGGAATGCGTCCCTTTGAAAAAGATCCATCGATTTTATGTGCACCATGCGATAGTAAAGTGACTTATGTAAAAATTGAAGATGATACGCGGCTCATTGTCAAAAATACTGCGTATACGCTTGATGAATTACTCTTAACACCAAGTTTAACGGATGAATATAAAGGTGGTACTTGCCTGATTTTCCGTTTAACGGTTGATGATTATCACCATTATCATTTCTTTGATGATGGCGTTGCTGAAAAAGAACATATCATTCCTGGAGAATTCCATACGGTCAATCCGATCGCTAATGATTATTTCCCTATTTATAAACGTAATACACGTCATTTTACGATGTTACATACAAAACATTTTGATGATGTGATCTTTATGGAAGTGGGTGCTTTGATGGTCGGTAAGATTGTTAATCATCCGATTCATACCTTCCATAAAGGAGAAGAAAAAGGACTGTTCGAATTTGGCGGCAGTACGATTATCTGTTTATTTAAAAAGGATATCATCAAAGTTGATGATGACATTATAGAACATTCAAATCACCATGATGAAGTAAAAGTAAGATTAGGGGAACGCGTCGGCATGCGCTTATAA
- a CDS encoding CDP-alcohol phosphatidyltransferase family protein yields the protein MIGFYNYTVILTYCSLISALIGTHFAFQHQYVLALLCLMLCGFFDSFDGMVARSKKNRTPEEKMFGIQIDSLVDLVSFGVFPAIIAYSMGFTKARCLPFFAIYVLGAVIRLAYFNVMEDMRQKKTNEKRKYYTGLPVTSSSIIFPAIYCLNAWFKIHTVQMIYFVGLGVVGILFISRIKVPKPDLRGVLVLIAVGAVLFIMLALTGTIRMGGHPFSWLYF from the coding sequence ATGATTGGTTTCTATAATTATACAGTAATCTTAACGTATTGTAGTTTGATTTCTGCTTTGATCGGAACTCATTTCGCATTCCAGCATCAATATGTCCTGGCATTGCTTTGTTTAATGCTTTGTGGCTTTTTTGATTCGTTTGACGGAATGGTTGCGCGTAGTAAAAAGAATCGAACACCAGAGGAAAAGATGTTTGGCATCCAAATTGATTCCTTAGTTGATTTAGTTTCTTTTGGTGTCTTCCCTGCTATTATAGCGTATTCAATGGGGTTCACTAAAGCAAGATGCCTGCCTTTTTTTGCGATTTATGTCTTAGGGGCGGTCATTCGTTTGGCTTATTTCAATGTTATGGAAGATATGCGTCAGAAGAAGACGAATGAAAAGCGTAAGTATTATACCGGGTTGCCGGTGACATCTTCATCTATTATTTTTCCGGCGATTTACTGTTTAAATGCATGGTTTAAAATTCATACCGTACAAATGATTTATTTTGTCGGTTTAGGGGTTGTCGGGATCCTGTTTATTTCCCGTATTAAGGTACCTAAACCTGATTTAAGAGGGGTTTTAGTACTGATTGCTGTTGGTGCAGTGCTATTTATTATGCTGGCGTTAACGGGGACAATTCGTATGGGAGGACATCCGTTCAGTTGGCTGTATTTCTAA
- a CDS encoding dUTP diphosphatase, whose protein sequence is MEKAKFDKVSFEQFKQGMEDYSHLDLQSVYDALKLPKRATKGSAGYDFFSPISFTLNPGETIKIPTGIRCEMNPSWVLMIYPRSGLGFKYRLQLNNTVGIIDSDYYYSDNEGHIFIKLTNDSNENKSLCIKAGEGIAQGIFMTYGLTIDDDATDIRNGGFGSTTKK, encoded by the coding sequence ATGGAAAAAGCAAAATTTGATAAAGTCTCATTTGAACAATTTAAACAAGGCATGGAAGACTACAGTCACCTCGATTTACAGTCTGTCTATGATGCTCTTAAGCTTCCTAAAAGAGCCACGAAAGGTTCCGCCGGATACGATTTCTTCTCACCGATCAGTTTTACTTTAAACCCTGGTGAAACCATCAAAATTCCCACTGGTATACGTTGTGAAATGAATCCTAGCTGGGTACTCATGATCTATCCCCGCAGCGGCCTCGGCTTTAAATATCGTCTCCAGCTTAATAATACCGTTGGGATCATTGATTCTGATTACTACTATAGCGATAATGAAGGTCATATCTTTATTAAACTCACAAATGATTCAAACGAAAACAAATCACTCTGCATCAAAGCTGGTGAAGGCATCGCTCAAGGTATTTTTATGACCTATGGCTTAACCATCGATGATGATGCCACCGACATTCGCAATGGCGGATTTGGCTCAACCACTAAGAAATAA